Proteins from a genomic interval of bacterium:
- a CDS encoding AMP-binding protein, whose product MMTRTPPTGIDVHSDVWTDPLTPIVFLQRTLRVFPNRPAVVNGDEEWTYARLAEEVGRMAGALRRAGIGPGDRVAILSPNTPWHLAAHFAAPLIAAPLVSINTRLAGPEISYILQHSGARILLVDPELAPVLDGQDLPSTLERVIEIPDHAVPVREGQEDYREFVAGAEVLPIENPIDAEDTLLSINYTSGTTGMPKGVMYTHRGAYLNALGEIGSLGFSKETVFLWTLPMFHCNGWCMPWAVTGAGGLHVSLRGVVPDEIFSMIDRHKVTNFNGAPTVLLMLA is encoded by the coding sequence ATGATGACTCGAACCCCTCCCACCGGCATCGACGTCCACAGCGATGTCTGGACCGATCCCCTGACCCCTATCGTGTTCTTGCAACGCACGCTACGCGTATTTCCCAACCGCCCCGCCGTGGTCAACGGTGACGAGGAATGGACCTACGCGCGACTCGCCGAAGAGGTCGGACGAATGGCCGGGGCTTTGAGGCGCGCGGGAATCGGTCCGGGGGACCGCGTTGCGATCCTGTCGCCGAACACGCCCTGGCACCTGGCGGCGCATTTCGCGGCACCCCTGATCGCGGCTCCGCTGGTTTCGATCAATACCCGTCTGGCCGGTCCCGAAATCAGCTACATCCTGCAGCACTCCGGTGCGCGCATTCTCCTGGTCGATCCCGAACTCGCGCCCGTACTCGACGGACAGGATCTCCCGTCGACGCTGGAGCGCGTCATCGAGATCCCCGACCACGCCGTGCCCGTCCGGGAGGGTCAAGAGGACTACCGGGAATTCGTTGCCGGTGCAGAGGTGCTGCCGATCGAGAATCCGATCGATGCCGAGGATACGCTGCTCTCGATCAACTACACCTCGGGAACGACGGGTATGCCCAAGGGAGTCATGTACACGCATCGCGGTGCGTACCTGAACGCTCTGGGTGAGATCGGGTCGCTCGGTTTCTCGAAGGAAACAGTCTTTCTGTGGACGCTGCCCATGTTTCACTGCAATGGCTGGTGCATGCCCTGGGCGGTGACGGGTGCGGGCGGGCTCCATGTGTCTCTGCGCGGTGTGGTTCCCGACGAGATCTTCAGCATGATCGATCGACACAAGGTCACCAACTTCAATGGTGCACCGACCGTCCTGTTGATGCTGGCG
- a CDS encoding isocitrate lyase/PEP mutase family protein yields MTQTSPSIKLSVGVYDALSARLAQRAGFELLFLSGYAVAGTSLGEPDFGLLTQTEMLETARRVIQAVDMPVVVDGDTGHGGPLNVQRMLRALVGMGAGGVLLEDQVWPKRCGHMHGKQVIPLGEHVQKIRAAVDARGDAELLIIGRTDARAPNGLDDAIARGRAYREAGADVIFVEAPQDRDELARIGREVPGPLMANMVEGGATPILPLDELRALGFGHVVYPLTGLLGAARALERAFAKLIANGQSPEDPEVKMSFEEFTDLVGLPEKYELANRYKLDEIS; encoded by the coding sequence ATGACTCAAACATCCCCTTCAATCAAGCTCTCGGTTGGCGTATACGATGCGCTCTCCGCGCGTCTCGCACAGAGAGCCGGTTTCGAACTCCTGTTCCTTTCGGGGTATGCCGTCGCCGGGACTTCACTGGGCGAACCGGATTTCGGCCTTCTGACCCAGACCGAGATGCTCGAGACCGCTCGACGCGTGATCCAGGCGGTGGATATGCCCGTGGTCGTGGACGGGGATACCGGCCACGGTGGACCCTTGAACGTGCAGCGAATGCTGCGCGCGCTGGTCGGGATGGGCGCCGGCGGAGTGTTGCTCGAAGATCAGGTCTGGCCCAAGCGCTGCGGGCATATGCACGGCAAGCAGGTCATCCCGCTCGGGGAGCACGTGCAGAAGATCCGCGCCGCAGTCGATGCCCGTGGCGATGCCGAGCTGCTCATCATCGGCCGCACGGATGCACGCGCGCCAAATGGGCTCGACGACGCGATCGCCCGAGGTCGCGCATATCGCGAAGCCGGGGCGGATGTGATCTTCGTGGAGGCGCCCCAGGATCGCGACGAACTCGCTCGCATCGGTCGCGAGGTTCCGGGTCCGCTAATGGCAAACATGGTGGAAGGTGGCGCGACGCCCATCTTGCCGCTGGATGAGCTGCGCGCGCTCGGTTTTGGGCACGTGGTCTACCCACTCACCGGATTGTTGGGCGCTGCACGCGCGCTCGAGCGCGCATTCGCGAAGTTGATCGCGAACGGTCAGAGCCCGGAAGACCCGGAAGTGAAGATGAGTTTCGAGGAGTTTACCGACTTGGTGGGACTACCGGAAAAATACGAACTGGCGAATCGCTACAAGCTCGACGAGATTTCGTAG
- a CDS encoding MmgE/PrpD family protein, producing the protein MSVTARLADFALSLKLDSIDEPTRVLACQAILDVLACAIAGREERVTRVVRGMVLDQGSTGMGTLWGSGERVSPGSAALVNGAAAHALDFDDVSWAMQGHPSVPLVPAAIAVAESRKASGADLLAAYVAGFEVQCRLGQALTRSHYEKGWHPTATLGVIGATTAVGRLLGLDPEQLRAAYGIACSRASGSRMAFGTDTKPLHAGLAARAGLEAAEFARRGLTAVDDGFEADMGMADLYGGDRTLELPTLGRPYALLDPGLELKPYPACRFTHRTIDAVLALRERNPDEIVASIECRIDPFAQKILIHPRPTSGLEAKFSLPYCTALAWLDGWPELRSFSDERSQGDDVQDLLARVTVNDSLDGEDSVEILFESGRRDQESVEHARGSPQRPLDEEERLRKVRFCTSLTLGGERTELLIASIEGLDALPDVTTLGVLCSPVGE; encoded by the coding sequence GTGAGCGTCACGGCCAGGCTTGCGGATTTTGCGCTCTCCCTGAAGCTCGATTCCATCGACGAGCCGACGCGCGTATTGGCCTGCCAGGCGATTCTAGACGTGCTGGCCTGTGCAATCGCCGGTCGCGAAGAACGCGTGACCCGAGTAGTCCGTGGAATGGTGCTCGATCAGGGCTCCACCGGCATGGGCACGCTCTGGGGGAGTGGCGAACGCGTTTCGCCCGGTAGTGCGGCACTGGTCAATGGCGCGGCCGCACACGCACTCGACTTCGACGACGTCAGTTGGGCGATGCAGGGACACCCGAGTGTGCCGCTCGTTCCGGCTGCCATCGCGGTGGCCGAGAGTCGCAAGGCCAGCGGCGCTGATCTACTGGCGGCATACGTCGCGGGTTTCGAAGTGCAGTGCAGGCTCGGGCAGGCGCTCACGCGTTCACACTACGAGAAAGGCTGGCACCCGACCGCGACTCTCGGAGTGATTGGTGCGACAACCGCGGTCGGGCGGCTGCTGGGCCTGGATCCCGAGCAACTGCGCGCCGCCTACGGTATCGCCTGCTCGCGCGCATCGGGCAGTCGAATGGCCTTCGGAACCGACACCAAACCGCTGCACGCCGGCCTCGCTGCACGCGCCGGCCTGGAGGCGGCAGAGTTTGCACGGCGCGGACTGACCGCGGTTGATGACGGTTTCGAGGCCGACATGGGAATGGCTGATCTGTACGGCGGTGATCGGACGCTCGAGTTGCCGACGCTCGGTCGCCCGTATGCGTTGCTCGATCCCGGTCTGGAACTCAAGCCCTATCCGGCGTGCAGGTTCACTCATCGCACGATCGACGCTGTGCTGGCGCTGCGCGAACGCAACCCCGACGAGATCGTCGCGTCGATCGAGTGCCGGATCGATCCTTTCGCGCAGAAGATCCTGATCCACCCACGGCCCACCAGCGGCCTCGAAGCAAAGTTCAGCTTGCCCTACTGCACCGCTCTGGCCTGGCTCGACGGTTGGCCCGAGCTTCGCAGTTTCTCGGACGAGCGCAGCCAGGGCGACGACGTACAGGATCTTCTGGCGCGCGTTACGGTCAATGATTCCCTCGATGGCGAAGACAGCGTCGAGATCCTCTTCGAGTCGGGACGCAGGGACCAGGAGAGCGTGGAGCACGCGCGGGGAAGCCCGCAGCGACCACTGGATGAAGAGGAACGCCTGCGAAAGGTGCGTTTCTGTACCTCGCTTACACTGGGCGGGGAGCGCACCGAACTCTTGATCGCCAGCATCGAGGGGCTCGACGCGCTGCCCGATGTCACCACGCTTGGGGTATTGTGCAGCCCGGTAGGCGAATGA
- a CDS encoding HAD family hydrolase, translating to MNGSRARRLVVFDFDGTLADTWRDLGTALNRTLEDGGQPAVQGPDVRAWIGDGALKLLERALPDSESTPERLAVWFERFRLHYDQCCLETTELYPGISRCLEDLSSERLAVLSNKPGRFLDRIIDGLHLKGHFEAVLGGDAIDARKPDPRVLENVIETVGSEIEEVWMVGDSGVDVATGRAAGARTIGCAWGLRGREELRQAGAEFLIESAAEIVPIVLGRS from the coding sequence ATGAACGGCTCTCGCGCTCGACGCCTGGTGGTGTTCGACTTCGATGGAACGCTTGCGGACACGTGGCGCGACCTCGGGACTGCGCTCAACCGAACGCTGGAGGACGGCGGTCAACCGGCCGTCCAGGGACCGGACGTGCGGGCCTGGATCGGCGACGGCGCACTCAAGCTCCTGGAACGCGCGCTGCCCGATTCGGAGTCGACCCCGGAGCGACTCGCCGTCTGGTTCGAGCGTTTTCGTTTGCACTACGACCAGTGCTGTCTCGAGACCACCGAACTCTATCCGGGCATCTCGCGCTGCCTCGAAGATCTCTCGAGCGAACGGCTTGCGGTGCTCAGTAACAAACCCGGCCGCTTCCTCGATCGCATCATCGATGGTCTGCATCTCAAGGGGCATTTCGAAGCCGTGCTCGGCGGCGATGCGATCGACGCACGCAAGCCCGACCCCCGCGTGCTCGAGAATGTGATCGAGACCGTCGGTTCTGAGATCGAAGAGGTCTGGATGGTCGGCGATAGCGGTGTCGATGTGGCGACGGGTCGCGCGGCGGGTGCGCGCACGATCGGTTGTGCCTGGGGACTGCGCGGGCGTGAGGAATTGCGCCAGGCTGGAGCGGAATTCCTGATCGAGAGCGCAGCAGAAATCGTCCCGATCGTCCTGGGCCGGAGCTGA
- a CDS encoding HAMP domain-containing protein — MIFPLRLKLAILASVLLIAGVGTVSVLVFEQSSEAIENEARKRGEFLTRQFADNARDPLLLEDDLVLAKLVQTVAEESEILVARVLDANGAVIVSSRVTEPERRERMTTVELVGSGLSTRGIGGRLMVASQMSFRDVDLGEVQIIMDLDAVISPVVGRARRDILLASGALLIVGLALAFAISGRITRPLQRLRMAVNALAVGDLSARVAITSRDEIGVLARAFNSMSESLSQKARIETAFRRYVSDHVLRQVTESSEEIALEGEQREVTVIFIDIRKFTRLTRSIGPQRIVSFLNEAFDLITGRLLEHGATVDKYIGDAILAYIGAPIETFDHPERAVAAAIAVQRSVDERNSKYEASGQSYVRLEVGIGIHTGIVVVGNIGSELKMDYTVIGDPVNVANRLQGRAAAGEIIMTGEVYRRLGGRIAAESLGALNLEGMDVPTVAYKVDY; from the coding sequence GTGATCTTCCCGCTGCGCTTGAAGCTGGCGATCCTGGCCAGTGTGTTACTGATTGCCGGTGTCGGCACCGTCTCGGTTCTGGTTTTCGAGCAATCGTCGGAGGCCATCGAGAACGAAGCGCGAAAACGCGGCGAATTCCTGACGCGCCAGTTCGCCGACAACGCCCGAGACCCGCTCCTGCTCGAAGACGATCTGGTGCTCGCGAAACTCGTCCAGACCGTCGCAGAGGAATCCGAAATCCTGGTGGCTCGCGTTCTCGACGCGAATGGCGCCGTGATCGTCTCGTCTCGCGTGACCGAACCCGAACGCCGCGAGCGCATGACCACCGTCGAACTCGTTGGGTCCGGTCTATCGACGCGTGGGATCGGCGGGAGGCTGATGGTGGCCTCGCAGATGAGCTTTCGCGATGTCGACCTGGGTGAAGTCCAGATCATCATGGATCTGGATGCCGTGATCTCGCCAGTGGTTGGCCGCGCGCGGCGCGACATCCTGCTCGCATCGGGAGCACTCCTGATCGTGGGTCTCGCGCTTGCGTTCGCGATCAGCGGTCGAATTACACGCCCGCTGCAAAGGCTGCGCATGGCAGTCAATGCGCTCGCTGTAGGCGACCTGTCGGCGCGCGTCGCAATTACGAGCCGCGATGAGATCGGCGTGCTGGCCCGTGCGTTCAACTCAATGAGTGAGAGCCTGAGCCAGAAGGCGCGCATCGAGACGGCATTCCGGCGCTATGTAAGCGATCACGTGCTCCGCCAGGTAACCGAATCCTCTGAGGAGATCGCGCTCGAGGGTGAGCAGCGCGAGGTCACGGTCATCTTCATCGATATCCGCAAGTTCACGCGCTTGACTCGATCGATCGGCCCACAGAGGATCGTTTCGTTCTTGAACGAAGCTTTCGACCTGATCACCGGGCGCCTGCTCGAACACGGCGCCACCGTCGACAAGTACATCGGCGACGCGATCCTCGCGTACATCGGCGCCCCGATCGAAACCTTCGATCACCCGGAAAGAGCGGTGGCCGCCGCGATCGCAGTGCAGCGATCCGTAGATGAACGCAACTCGAAATACGAGGCATCGGGGCAGTCCTACGTGCGCCTGGAAGTCGGCATCGGGATTCACACCGGTATAGTCGTCGTTGGAAACATCGGATCCGAGCTCAAGATGGACTACACCGTCATCGGCGACCCGGTAAACGTGGCCAATCGCCTGCAAGGCCGGGCGGCCGCTGGCGAGATCATCATGACCGGCGAGGTCTATCGCCGACTCGGGGGTCGAATCGCTGCCGAGAGCCTCGGTGCACTCAACCTGGAAGGCATGGACGTTCCCACAGTTGCCTACAAGGTGGACTACTGA